taccaaaaaaactgcactgcagtatttatgttattattgAAATACTTGCCTAACTAGTCAGCCTTCATGTAAGCAATACACTCAAGATATATCTCTAATGTGCATGATTTGCATGTAAGAAAAAGCTTATTAGAGTAACTGTTCACATTATCATGTTCACACATGTAGTGTTCAGATACCCCTGCTCTGAACCCAAAGAAATTCTTTCATTGTCATTCATTGATTATTAACTGCATGTTGGTAAGTACAGTGGGCAACGCTGTACTTGAAGTGCACTGCATGCACAAAACATAtatatgctgtttttcttttatgtaaaCATTATGAAACACACAATAGTGTTTTTTGAATCTATATCAGGAAGCAACTACgaataaaactgtcaaacatttcaaagcacattttccatatgaagtggaaaaaaacaaaacaaaacacatactcTTTAGTAGGTTTGAGTCAGTTACTGCATCCGTACCAGTTTGGTGCTCTGTTCATGTGTCCTGGATTGAGACACTGAACATGCTACCTGACTGTTCCTTAGATAAGAGTATCAGCTACATGTTAGATAATGCAAACTCAGTGCATTGTTCAAAGGGTACATAAATACTgcaatcgtgtgtgtgtgtgtgtgtatatatatatacatatatgtgtgtgtgtgttgtgttgtggacCATGGTCAGAAGCCCTGATAAGCAGTCATGATCTTGCATTATGTGGCACGTTCTTTGTTCGGTGCTGAATATGTACTGGAATTTCTTCATCCTGTGCAAAAGACAAAAGGTTAAAATTAGCATCTCTGTGGCTGTCAGGTTATGGGTTATGATGGTTATGATATAGCTTTACTTCCACACAGACTTCATTACATTAACTTAAAACACGTAATAACATACTGTTTCATTGTCTGctgtctcctctccctcagTTTGCTGGCTGCCAGCATTGACTGCCTCAAAGTCAGACAGCGCACTTTCCACTGCCTCCTCATCATAGTCTGTCTGGTATTCATCAGACGGTTCCTCTGAAGACAGTCAAGGGACATTATCATTTTGTCccattttaaatcacaatctattattattatttatgtaactTGTCAAAGGAGAGCATTTGAGTATTTTTGGACAAAAAGACACTTGCCAATATCATCAGGACCATCAGGTTCTTATCTTTATTAGAGATTTGATATAATCACATACAAGTCTGGGCTATAACTGTAAATCAAAAGCATGCTTGAATATTAGCTAATAATGATAAGCGCATGCTAATTATTAGCTTATGATTTCAATGTTACTAACCATTGATTAAAGTGCTCGTCACAGGTTCGATTCTTGACACAATTTCAGCCAAGTCGGTAAAGGAGGCATTTGGACAGGTGACCACCTGAGAGATGCAACACATCATATCAGAGAAGGCCTTAATTCAGCTTCTTTGTAGTTGATTCACAGTCGACGTGATTCTAATTatacacagtacagtatatgcGAACAATTTCTTAGTGCAAGCTATAGCATTTTGTGTATCACATGTAACCACTAGATATGTCTGATGGAGATCTGAAGTGTAACAGCAATACAATTAAAGGTGCCCCGTAGGTCCCAGGTGCAGCAAACAGTATAGAGGTAAAACATCTTAGTATTGCACCAACTCGGCAATCTGACAAAACCCTGCAATGCACTCCAAGGTCCAGAGCATCTGGCTACCACAGCCAGCTGATTAGGCGCACATGTGACACCCATCTCTGATGCATGAAATTCATGCACGTAATTCGACTGTATGTCTAATTACTGACAGCCATCGTGTTTGTaacagagcgagagagagagagagagagagagatggccaATATAGCCagtaaataaagacatgaaagatcatgacaggtgttttatcagcttcttcatattgattttgttgatatttctgGCTTTGGTGAAGATTAGATCATATTTCATGACCATTTTATGCAGAATCCCAAGAAACTGCAGTGTCATTACTTTTCCTGACAACTGTGTAAGCATACTGTCAGAGaaagcgtgtcgtgttgtgtgtgttgcatagttcgtctacagactagcaacagactagctatagtttaacacacctaaaaactaactaaactctaaacaattcattaactgctacattccggtactagtcaagtacctttctattttgaccggtatttattgctatttcctgacttagcgctcgttagcctaccggttagcttagctagctagttagcttagctaacatggcctctccctctctctctctttcttgctcggtgtgccacatgtttagttattcctctgcctcctttagcgataatgatacctgtaataagtgtaaggttctgttagccttggaggcgaggatcactgatttggaagcgcggctccgcaccttcgaacaaaagccagctagcccagccccgttagctggtgtggagccaccgagctcagggtctgttagccgtccaagggcagctccggagcagcccggagaattagcctgggcgacggtccgacggaaacgtactcctaagcagaagcccacggctcatcacctgcctgttcacgtttctaatagattttccccgctcagcgacacacccgctgagaaaccgactctgataattggcgattccatagtcaggaacgtgaaaatagagacaccagcgaccatagtcaaatgtttcctggggccagagcgggcgacatcgagtcaaatctgaagctgctggctaaggctaatcgtaaatatgggaaaattgttattcacgtcggcagcaatgacacccgattacgccaatcggaggtcactaaaattaatgttgagtcggtgtgtaactttgctaaattaatgtcggactccgtagttttctctggacccctccccaatctgaccagcgatgacatgtttagccgcatgtcgtcgttccgtcgctggctgtctaggtggtgtccagcaaacgatgtgggcttcatagacaattgggccactttctggggaaaacccggtctgatagcgagagacggcatccatcccactttgaatggtgcagctctcatctctaggaatttggccgagtttcttagccgacctaaagcctgacaatccagggtggggaccgggatgcagagactcagtctaaaacgcctctctgcagtttccttagagccaccgcccccctcaaaccacatagagactgtgtctgcccctcgaacatataaatcaaataaattagaagttaacagaagaggagttattgataaaaacttaataaaaattaagaccactcctcttattgaacagaaaaacagaactgtcaaatgtggattattaaatattaggtccctttcatctaaatctctgttagtaaatgatttgataactgatcaccaaattgacctactttatcttactgaaacctggttacggcaggatgaatatgtcagtctgaatgaatcaacccccctcagtcataaaaattatcatgttcctcgaagcacaggtcgaggtggaggagtagctacaatcttccactcaaacttattattaaactttcatcctcagaacagttataactcatttgagagcctcactcttagtctctcacatccaaactggaaaacacaaaaaccagttctacttgtcattgtgtaccgtccacctgtcccttactcagagtttttaactgaattccctgacttcctgtctgatctagtgcttagatcagataaagttattatagtgggagattttaacattcatgtagatgatgaaaataacagcctcagcactgcatttaattctatattagattcaattggtttcactcaaaatgttaataaacccacccactgtttcaatcacacccttgatcttgttctgacctatggcatcgaaattgaacatctaatagtttttcccccaaatcctgttttgtcagatcattctttaataactttcgaatttaaaatgatggatcatgcagcgtttggaagaaaattccactacagcagatgtttatccgacaacgctgttaataaatttaagaaaatgattccatctttatttacatctatgccaagtataaacatagtggagggcagctgcttcaatcctactccctaccaaattgatcatgttgttgacagcgctgtaacctcactgcatgaaacgc
This is a stretch of genomic DNA from Mastacembelus armatus unplaced genomic scaffold, fMasArm1.2, whole genome shotgun sequence. It encodes these proteins:
- the LOC113143879 gene encoding patatin-like phospholipase domain-containing protein 7 isoform X1, producing MMCCISQVVTCPNASFTDLAEIVSRIEPVTSTLINEEPSDEYQTDYDEEAVESALSDFEAVNAGSQQTEGEETADNETDEEIPVHIQHRTKNVPHNARS
- the LOC113143879 gene encoding patatin-like phospholipase domain-containing protein 7 isoform X2, which encodes MSNAHTVVTCPNASFTDLAEIVSRIEPVTSTLINEEPSDEYQTDYDEEAVESALSDFEAVNAGSQQTEGEETADNETDEEIPVHIQHRTKNVPHNARS